The Arthrobacter oryzae DNA window CACGTCTTCGATTCTTTTTGTTCGGCGCGTCCTCGAGGAACTCGATGAACTCCCTGATCTCTTCACGCATGAGGGACTCATCGTCCCCGTCGTCGCGACTGACTTCGAGCAGAATCGGCGCCTTGTTGTCCTTGTAGACGATGCCAACCTGCTCCCAGTTGCCGTCGTCAAGGGCTGGCCTGCTGACCTCTGGATCGAGGGCTAGACGGAGGCCGCGCTCCGCTGAAAAGGCGAGGACCGGCCGCAGCGGCGGAGGTTGGCCCTGGGTGCAAAACGCTCTGACGTAGTAGCCCATGACTAGGAGGATACCGTCCAGCCTGCCTTCATCGGGAAGTTATGATGCCGCCCGTAGGATGAGGCCACGCGGCCTGCCAGAGCGCTTATCGCCGGAGTAATTTTGGTGTGCCGACCGCACAGTACAGCTTGACTCACCTGCGGCGAGAGGGGGAGCCGATCGGCGCTCAAAGGAAGGCCCTGCTCGGTTTGAGCTTCTTAGGGATGCTGCTTGTTCTGGCCGGCGGCGCTAATTTCTCCACGAGGACTCGTTAGGGACCATTCCAGCAACCGAACCGCGAACGGGACACTCTCGGGATGCATGAAGAACTCGGCCGTCTGCGTATAGGCTCCCATCAACGTCCACCTTCAGGGGAGCACAATGCAGCGCAATCGGTTGTGGCAATACACGGTTCCCCTCCTACTTGTCGGCATGCTGTTGACATCTTGCGGAGACACGAAAACGGGCGAACCGGGAGCTGCCATACCCACGTCCAGCTCCACCAGCTCGGCTACGTCCACCAGCTCAACTCTTGGCTCGACCAGCAGCACGCCACCCCAGGAAACATGTGCGGCGTTCCTACCAACGACCCAGTGCTCCCGATACGCCAGTGTTTCCGGCACGACCGGCGGCAGTGATCTACCGTGGGTGGCCTCCGGCGGCGTCAAGGCATGGTTGACCTCCGTGAACGGAGAGCTCCAGTTGACCGTGACTACCAGATGCGGCCCCCTGGGCGGGCAGGCGACGATCACCGGGAACACGCTTACTGTCAGGAACATTGCCACCGGAGCGATGGGGTGCGCGGGCGATGTCGGCGAACAGCATCTGTGGGTGATGGAGTTCCTGAAGCGGCCCATCGAACTGACATTCAGCCAGGGCACTTTCAGCTGGAAGAGCGGAACGGACACACTCAGCTTCAAAAGCGAGTAACAGCCCGCCCACCCACTTCGATCTTCCTTGTGCGAACCGCAACTGGATAGGACGAACCGATCCCTAAGCATGGCCGCTCCCGTGGGACGCGCGTCCCTAAGCCCGCCCCGTTAAGGGATCAGCTTACGGGCGTTGGTGCGACGAACAGCGACCAGAAAACGCCGCCACATGCCCGATCAAATTCCCACTTTTTGAAGAGTGCGGAGCAAGGCGGCGCGGCGGCCGGTGGAGGACCGGCTGGCGGGCGGAATGGCTAGAGTGGAGGCGAAGGGAATGACCAGTGGCACCAAGTACTGCCCACGGGAGGGTGGAAATCGTGACTCGACAAATTCTTCCTATATTGACCATCACGATCTCAATCGTGTTCGTCTTCATCGCTGCCAGAGCTGTCATAGGACTGAACCTAGAGCTCATCGAATCCAAGGGAAGCGGTTCGCCCTTCAGGTTTGAAGAGTGGGCACTTATCGCACTTGCGCCGCTACTGCTCCTGTCGGTATTCCTGCAGAGCTACTTCCTCTTCAAGCGACGCACGGCCCAGCGATAACCGTCTCAGGTCGGGTTACAGGCGCGGGCCTTGCCGGCCACGGCGGCGGCAGACGAGCAAAAATACTGGTTTGTCCCGCGTCCTGGGTATGGACCAGCGTCCGATAGAGGGATCCTTCACCGCTCCCAGTACGACTCACGGATTAGTGCTGCGGCTTTAGTCGTGTTCAGGGTGCAGGGTTGCATCTGTATCGGTCTCAACCCATCGGGTGAAGGTGGTCGTGAGGTTAGCCCGAGTGGGCGAGGCACAAAATGGGCCGACCTCGGCACTTACTGTTTCATCCAGAGGAGCAACGCGGATGAGCCGGAAAGACTCATCCCCGGCGCGGGCCCTGATGGTGACGGCGTTACCGGCCCTGCTCAGCCGCACTGTGATTTCCCGATTGATCCACTCAGGGACAGGTGCCACCGACCAGTCGGAGACCCCATGTGTTACGACGGCCCCAACCTGTGGGACTCCGTCGGACACCTCCACGCCGGCCTTGATCCAAGAAAATTCCGAAACGTGAAGATAGATCCCCGCCTGGTCGAACTGCTCGGTGTAATTCAGAAGGAATGAAACCTCCACCGCCCCCTCAGCGGGCAGCGGTGCCAACAGGGCATGCGCGCTGTCATGGACGAAGCCGTACGAGGTGTGCCTCCACGCGTCACTGTTCTCGGCTGCGGTTACCCGCAGAGTCCGACCATCCGCGACGACACGCACGGGCGGGTTGCGCCACCTTCCCCGGTCCCAGGAATCGTGTGCTTCCTTTATCACTTGTGTCACGTCAGATCCCCTAAGTCGATCGTTCCGTCCGTAAGCCCTATTCAAGCAGTGGCACATCCAACACAACGGCGATTGCCCGTTGACCGATCCCATTACGGCAACCTCATCCGGGACGCTGCAACGTTCCGATAGCGGATCTTTTTACGCGACGTTACCAGCAGCTGGGCCGGGACCTTTGTCAGCTATCCGCTAGTGGAATCGGGATGGGTGTGATGTCGCCTTTGATCACAATGCCCATGTTGGCCGCCTCGGCCCGGAGCCACTTGTGGCCTTCGTCGCCAAGGTACCGGAGGTCATCTCGGACTTCGATGGCGCCACGACGCCCTGGTCGGATTACCCAGCCGACCACGTCTTGGCCGCCCCGCGGGTACCCGGCTCTGAGTGCGGCTCGATGGATGTCCTTCGCGGTGGCTCCTGTGCCGAGTTCAGCGTTCAGCCGGGCAACCGCGCCTAGGAAGGCAACCGTGACCATCTTGTCCTCACCTTCCGAGCCTCCGTGTTGCTTGAGCCGAGGAGTGATCGGTGGTTCGTCCAGGAGCGGGTCGTACTCCGTTTGTGAACCGGCACC harbors:
- a CDS encoding META domain-containing protein — encoded protein: MTTRCGPLGGQATITGNTLTVRNIATGAMGCAGDVGEQHLWVMEFLKRPIELTFSQGTFSWKSGTDTLSFKSE
- a CDS encoding DUF1349 domain-containing protein, whose translation is MGSVNGQSPLCWMCHCLNRAYGRNDRLRGSDVTQVIKEAHDSWDRGRWRNPPVRVVADGRTLRVTAAENSDAWRHTSYGFVHDSAHALLAPLPAEGAVEVSFLLNYTEQFDQAGIYLHVSEFSWIKAGVEVSDGVPQVGAVVTHGVSDWSVAPVPEWINREITVRLSRAGNAVTIRARAGDESFRLIRVAPLDETVSAEVGPFCASPTRANLTTTFTRWVETDTDATLHPEHD